Within Pirellulales bacterium, the genomic segment CTGCCGCCGTGCAGCACGGCATCCCTTGCGTTACGACGATTCCGGCTGCCGATGCCTGCGTGCGAGCGATGGAAGCAATGCAAGAAGAAGCGTTGACCGTCCAAGCCCTGCAAGATCGTTTTCCGGGAACAGGCGTCGGGAACCAGAGGGCAGGAGTCGGCGTATAGCGCGTTCCGCTAGAACTTCCCAGAGCCGCCCACCGCCTTTTTCTCATGCCAGACACGCTTTGGTTCCGCATTGCCTGTGTCGCCCTGGCCGGCGCTGCAGGGTCGCTATTGCGCTGGGTCAGTTACGAACTGCTGCATCGCCTGCTACCGGAACGCATGAGCGTCGTTTGGCACGTTGGCACACTTGCGGTGAACGCGGCCGGCTGCTTGATTTTCGGCTTCCTGATCGAGTATTTTCGACACGATTATCCCGCGACACACCCGATTCGCCTACTTGCGTTCACCGGTTTCCTCGGCGCGTTCACCACCTATAGCACCTTCGCCGCGGATACATTCGATCTGCAAAAGCAAAGCGGCCTCTTCTCCGCACTTGCCTTCGTTGCCGCGCAAGTCTTCCTCGGCTGGATGGCAATGATCGCCGGCGCAGCCGTCGGGCAGAATTTGTAGCGTTGGCGGATCAGCAACGCGCTCGGATCATGGAGTCTCAATTCTATCGACGCTGGTAAGCGAGCCGTTACACTGTTTCCGATTTGTAAATCCGCACGGTTTCAAAGGTTACGTAGGTTTGTCCGATTGTCGATGCCAAACCTTTTTGAGCAACGTAACGGGCATTGTCCTGAAGCGCAACTGCAACGGAAATGAGTTGCCCTGCTACTCAGCAATGTGCGAACTAGATCGCGAATTACCCCTGCCGCGCCTTCCGCACCGCCTGCCGCGTAAGAATTCGTCCGATGAATAGACAGATGGCGCCGAATGTGGCAATCATCAGGAGATTGAGCATTTCTACTGGCATCAGGTCCGCTCGCTTTGGGAAGTCTTGGCAGAATTTCCGCACTTCCGTCGCGTGTCGCCGAGCTGGTCCATGCCCATTCAGGAGAATCGACTACCCAGATGTCGGATTCCAATTTTGCCCCGGCAGCCGCTTCGAGCAGCACAGCCGAGCGTATTCATCACTTCGGCAAACTGTGTGTGCATGATATTTTTTGCGCAGGCCGGAAGAATGACTACTGCGAAAGCAGGGCCTAGACGGCGGCGGAATGCCGCAGCTGTCATGCTGATGCGATGAAAGACTGCCTGTCCAACTTCACTGTTGCCGATCTTCGCCAGGAGGAGGTGCGAACGGCCGATGTTCGAGGCCGCTCCGCCGATCAAATTCATCCGGCGGTGGTCCAGGTGAATTG encodes:
- a CDS encoding CrcB family protein; the protein is MPDTLWFRIACVALAGAAGSLLRWVSYELLHRLLPERMSVVWHVGTLAVNAAGCLIFGFLIEYFRHDYPATHPIRLLAFTGFLGAFTTYSTFAADTFDLQKQSGLFSALAFVAAQVFLGWMAMIAGAAVGQNL